Proteins encoded within one genomic window of Psilocybe cubensis strain MGC-MH-2018 chromosome 2, whole genome shotgun sequence:
- a CDS encoding UPF0643 protein PB2B2.08, whose amino-acid sequence MMSTQEDPHALPNFESGPNLTAPKLYLPPLLSSLPEHLLHHQPPLDPQYPPLKTHTRLPDIDPASLSLHKALHHFKPLTTDYASVPYADAFNWSELVLPEEEEREWYCVVFRSKRKPGRDDISLYDADKHAHEEAIRNGGLILYWYGVPNEVTGMNLATCIWQSRKHATAANSQPHHIKAMRLAAQAYEIYTLERYRLQKLKGSSNVTVHIYEGGEVGW is encoded by the exons atgaTGAGCACTCAGGAGGACCCCCATGCTCTGCCAAATTTCGAGTCGGGTCCCAATCTTACCGCACCAAAGTTATATCTCCCCCCTCTGCTTTCCTCACTTCCAGAGCATCTACTTCATCACCAACCCCCGTTAGACCCCCAATATCCTCCTCTAAAGACACACACTCGCTTACCTGACATAGACCCTGCTTCGCTCTCCCTTCACAAGGCCCTTCATCACTTTAAGCCTTTGACAACCGATTATGCCAGCGTACCTTATGCCGACGCATTCAATTGGTCAGAATTAGTGTTgccagaggaagaggagcgGGAATGGTATTGTGTTGTTTTCCGTAGCAAACGGAAACCAGGTCGGGACGACATAT CACTTTATGACGCCGACAAGCATGCCCACGAGGAAGCTATCAGAAATGGAGGG TTGATTCTGTACTGGTATGGTGTTCCCAATGAGGTTACAGGGATGAACCTCGCGACGTGTATTTGGCAAAGTCGGAAACACGCCACTGCTGCCAACTCTCAACCACACCACATCAAAGCAATGCGCTTAGCCGCTCAAGCATATGAAATCTACACGTTGGAGCGATATCGTCTCCAGAAGCTCAAAGGAAGCTCAAATGTGACTGTTCATATTTatgaaggaggagaggtGGGATGGTGA